Sequence from the Plasmodium berghei ANKA genome assembly, chromosome: 3 genome:
cttttattattttaatgtGATGACAAACCGTCGAATAgtgttgtttttttttttcttcttttttttaatgcaaaaaaaaagtagtCAATATAATAGAGATCATtcgaaaataaattatattgataCCGAcgaatatgaaaataaaaatcaaagAAAAAGAGGCTCATATATTAAACCTGATGTTGGTGCAGACACATGTGTAATTTTTTCTGCTGAAGAAGGAGATCCACACAagtaattattaaaatttgtattttcactaaaaataaatatccataaatatacaattcCGCTTGCACAAGCATAAAATGCTGTATCAAATGTTTTCCAATTGTTCTACACTCTGCctcatttaatttatgcttatttttttaatttgtttattctttttaaatcatttttatgtgatagttatttttaattttcacTTCAAATCAGTGTACATAACCTTTATGTATGCAAAATGTGTTTTTTATCTGAACAagtcataattttttccataaatttatgtacacacatgtatatataatttatttttatcgatattatatgtatgcatattttttttagctGCTGGTGTCCAAGAGGATATATTATGTGCAGTGAAGAAGATGTTACTGATTTGCAAACAAAACtcgaaaaaattaaagataaaaatacaaagaACAAATTAACCCCATCATGGgtcaaaatattatgtgACAATTCTATGGAATAtggttttaaaaatatgtcaGTAGTTATAGATTATGAGCTAGCTGTTATATGCAAAGACATGCCTAACAAAGAAAACCCTGGCTTTGAAATAATAGGAGCATCCGGTTATATTCCCAACGAAACTGTTATTAAAGAAACAAAAGCAGATCCAACATATGTTCCTCGTAAATGCActgttaataatttttatttatgtaaaaaagTGGAAAACGATAATGTCAATTGTCAATATAGTCCTTGGTCGGATTGGACACCATGTATagataataaacaaaaaagaatgaaaaaaattgtgcgttcaaatcaaaataataccAACTTTTGTTTATGGAATAACAAAAAAGTTCCAAGAAGTATAATAGAGGAAACTCGATCGTGTGAATAAAGtataagttttttttttttgttatacgaaagatgaagaaaaaaaatagtatcaaaattataataaaaatatgagcATTTTTATActcatattttaaaacttATACATAAACACTAAAAGTACCGTTTTaccatttttaataatttttatatcctCTTTTTAAATGCGTAGGCAATCTCATacttcaaatatttttttttaattttaaaatgtgtGAGATTTGTGTATGCATGCATTTGTATGTTTAAcatttgatgaaaatatttataaactaacaaaattaaaaaaaattagttATCACAAttattactaaaaaaaggaaaagaaaaaaagaagcATAAATCAAGAAAAATGtaatttattcattttttttgccCGTTGTGTGTGCAAGTAaagaattataaatattaaaccaaaaaatgaatt
This genomic interval carries:
- a CDS encoding secreted protein with altered thrombospondin repeat domain, putative, which produces MTNRRIVLFFFFFFFLMQKKSSQYNRDHSKINYIDTDEYENKNQRKRGSYIKPDVGADTCVIFSAEEGDPHNCWCPRGYIMCSEEDVTDLQTKLEKIKDKNTKNKLTPSWVKILCDNSMEYGFKNMSVVIDYELAVICKDMPNKENPGFEIIGASGYIPNETVIKETKADPTYVPRKCTVNNFYLCKKVENDNVNCQYSPWSDWTPCIDNKQKRMKKIVRSNQNNTNFCLWNNKKVPRSIIEETRSCE